From Patescibacteria group bacterium, a single genomic window includes:
- a CDS encoding GIY-YIG nuclease family protein, with protein sequence MNPVRDNKSWYTYILLSKKDGKWYTANDLRKRFKTHSDNRTTSTQNRGPFQVIYYEMCLEEDDARSRELYLKSGMGKRYIKNRLKRFLSLTG encoded by the coding sequence ATGAATCCCGTTAGAGATAACAAAAGTTGGTATACTTACATACTCTTAAGTAAAAAAGATGGTAAATGGTATACTGCTAATGATTTACGGAAACGCTTTAAAACACACAGTGACAATAGAACAACATCAACCCAAAATAGAGGACCATTTCAAGTTATATATTATGAAATGTGTCTTGAAGAAGATGACGCAAGGTCGAGAGAATTATATCTTAAATCTGGTATGGGTAAGCGCTACATAAAAAATAGGTTAAAGCGTTTCCTATCTCTAACGGGATGA